One Spiroplasma endosymbiont of Nebria brevicollis DNA window includes the following coding sequences:
- the metK gene encoding methionine adenosyltransferase codes for MKSIPNITHHLFTSESVAPGHPDKICDQISDAILDAFLQQDPHAKVACEVFITTDFVLIGGEVHSHAVVDYENIARKVIVDIGYVNDEIGFNGHTCQVKILIHQQSPDILRGVDLKNHQIGAGDQGIMFGYACRQTPEYMPLAIVLSHALLLRANTLKKQNKFPWALHDMKAQVTIDQNNPEQLIIHTILMSIQHQANYDETKFKKFIHEDIMQFIAKKYNLNDDFKFLINPTGKFVIGGPAGDTGLTGRKLMVDAYGGAASHGGGAFSGKDPTKVDRTGAYYARYIAKNIVAAKLAQVCEVQLAYAIGTPDPIAIYINTHQTIVAGLTEAQLTTIVVKTFDCSLKNMINSLNLTKQNYQQLATYGHFGRNDLQLSWEQLDKVEQLQKYLPKK; via the coding sequence ATGAAATCAATCCCTAATATTACTCATCATCTTTTTACTAGTGAATCAGTTGCGCCAGGTCACCCTGATAAAATTTGTGACCAAATTTCTGATGCCATCTTAGATGCTTTTTTGCAACAAGACCCTCATGCTAAAGTAGCATGTGAAGTTTTTATTACTACTGATTTTGTCTTAATTGGTGGTGAAGTTCATAGTCATGCCGTTGTTGATTATGAAAACATTGCTCGTAAAGTCATTGTTGATATTGGTTATGTTAATGATGAAATTGGTTTTAATGGTCACACATGCCAAGTTAAAATTTTAATTCATCAACAATCACCCGATATTTTACGTGGTGTTGATTTAAAAAATCACCAAATTGGCGCTGGCGACCAAGGAATTATGTTTGGTTATGCATGTCGTCAGACACCTGAATATATGCCTTTAGCGATTGTTTTATCTCATGCGTTATTGTTACGCGCTAATACTTTAAAAAAACAAAACAAATTTCCTTGAGCATTACATGATATGAAAGCGCAAGTTACTATCGATCAAAATAATCCTGAACAGTTAATAATACATACTATTTTAATGAGTATTCAACACCAAGCTAACTATGATGAAACTAAATTTAAAAAATTTATTCATGAAGATATTATGCAATTTATTGCTAAAAAATATAATTTAAATGATGATTTTAAATTCTTAATTAATCCCACAGGTAAATTTGTCATTGGTGGTCCTGCTGGCGATACGGGTCTAACAGGAAGAAAATTAATGGTTGATGCTTATGGTGGTGCTGCAAGTCATGGTGGTGGTGCCTTTTCTGGTAAAGATCCTACTAAAGTTGATCGGACAGGTGCTTATTATGCTCGTTACATTGCTAAAAATATTGTTGCAGCAAAGTTAGCACAAGTATGTGAAGTGCAACTAGCATATGCTATTGGTACTCCTGACCCCATTGCGATATATATTAATACGCATCAAACAATTGTTGCTGGTTTAACAGAAGCCCAATTAACTACTATTGTTGTTAAAACCTTTGATTGTAGTTTGAAAAATATGATTAATAGTTTAAATTTAACTAAACAAAATTATCAACAACTAGCAACTTATGGGCATTTTGGGAGAAATGATTTACAATTATCTTGAGAACAATTAGACAAAGTTGAACAATTACAAAAATATTTACCAAAAAAATAA
- a CDS encoding alpha/beta hydrolase translates to MPWNFLNFFIKDNGLYSIIIGIVILLVLIVWRKITISKIKDSVVCQQAAELRDRDKLIILRDLYEVKIFKQMVDKSKVIIIGVHGLQGQKEDFKLLSAFCKKSQLSLISYDRRGIGKNACFSKFKSLGTDINDLKDVINVVKTKYPNQKIVVFGESLGAAIASYAVKNNPQVEALIISNLVTKRNLAQYSLSFVFRYGFAFLFNSKIEMPIFIDNQDISSSKAHITNMNQRYNVRQNWSLRFFLQFKKINKNSINIISNLKQQTLILQSADDVFSDFHQLKINHKYWKSQHNYVFLFEGKHALINEPSIKALFDKEIMPWMAKNINIQKGPTNNEINP, encoded by the coding sequence ATGCCATGAAATTTTCTTAACTTCTTTATAAAAGATAATGGATTATACTCAATTATCATTGGGATAGTGATACTTTTAGTATTGATAGTATGACGAAAGATAACCATTAGTAAAATTAAAGATAGTGTGGTTTGTCAACAAGCTGCAGAATTACGTGATCGTGATAAGCTTATTATTTTACGTGATTTATACGAAGTAAAAATATTTAAACAAATGGTTGATAAAAGTAAGGTTATCATTATCGGTGTTCATGGTTTACAAGGTCAAAAAGAAGACTTTAAATTATTAAGTGCTTTTTGTAAAAAATCACAACTATCATTAATTTCATATGATCGTCGTGGTATTGGCAAAAATGCTTGCTTTTCCAAATTTAAATCATTAGGAACAGATATTAATGATTTAAAAGATGTTATTAATGTTGTTAAAACTAAGTACCCTAACCAAAAAATTGTTGTCTTTGGTGAATCTTTAGGCGCTGCGATTGCCAGTTATGCTGTTAAAAATAATCCCCAAGTTGAAGCATTAATTATTAGTAACTTAGTTACTAAACGTAATTTAGCTCAATATTCATTATCATTTGTTTTCCGTTATGGTTTTGCTTTTTTGTTTAATAGTAAAATTGAAATGCCCATTTTTATTGATAATCAAGATATTTCTAGTAGCAAAGCTCATATTACGAACATGAATCAAAGATATAATGTTCGTCAAAACTGATCACTACGTTTCTTTTTACAATTTAAAAAAATTAATAAAAATAGTATAAATATCATTAGCAATTTAAAACAACAAACTCTAATTTTACAAAGCGCTGATGATGTCTTTAGTGATTTCCACCAGTTAAAAATTAATCATAAATATTGAAAATCCCAACACAATTATGTCTTTCTTTTTGAGGGTAAACATGCTTTAATTAATGAGCCTAGTATCAAAGCATTATTTGACAAAGAAATTATGCCGTGAATGGCAAAAAATATTAACATCCAGAAAGGTCCTACTAATAATGAAATCAATCCCTAA
- a CDS encoding TIGR00282 family metallophosphoesterase: MKVLIIGDIYSNIGRVMVKTWIAKIKKKYESEFKIDLVIANGENTTHGKSLNERHYHELKDAGIDVITTGNHIFAHPDVVKYIDKSPDLLRPLNYNPYHPGNGTIVVEVGTKKVRVTNIIGRTFMDKADNPYYAVEQLIKTTEKNSNEISDIHIIDFHAEATAEKLAFAWNFDGQLTCVVGTHTHVQTADNRLLPKGTAFISDVGMTGPFYSIIGANPKEVIYRDKKTMPAYLKPADGEGQFSAVLLTINNETNRAEKLERIFIHPQAPDLKINE, encoded by the coding sequence ATGAAAGTCCTTATTATTGGCGATATTTATAGTAATATCGGCCGCGTGATGGTTAAAACATGGATTGCTAAAATTAAAAAGAAATATGAAAGTGAATTTAAAATTGATTTAGTAATTGCCAACGGCGAAAATACTACCCATGGTAAATCATTAAATGAAAGACATTATCATGAATTAAAAGATGCAGGAATTGATGTTATTACAACTGGTAATCATATTTTTGCTCACCCTGATGTAGTTAAATATATTGATAAAAGTCCTGATTTATTAAGACCGTTAAACTATAATCCTTATCATCCCGGTAATGGCACGATTGTTGTTGAAGTAGGAACTAAAAAAGTTCGTGTTACTAATATTATCGGTCGTACCTTTATGGATAAAGCTGATAATCCTTATTATGCTGTTGAACAATTAATTAAAACAACAGAAAAAAATTCTAATGAAATTAGTGACATTCATATTATTGATTTTCATGCTGAAGCAACTGCTGAAAAGTTAGCATTTGCTTGAAACTTTGATGGTCAACTAACATGTGTTGTTGGAACCCATACTCATGTTCAAACAGCTGATAACCGTTTATTACCAAAAGGAACAGCATTTATTAGTGATGTTGGAATGACAGGTCCATTTTATTCGATTATTGGTGCTAACCCGAAAGAAGTGATTTATCGTGATAAAAAAACTATGCCTGCCTATCTTAAACCAGCTGATGGTGAAGGTCAATTTTCAGCTGTTTTATTAACTATTAATAATGAAACGAATAGAGCAGAAAAATTAGAACGAATCTTTATTCATCCCCAAGCACCTGATTTAAAAATTAATGAATAA
- a CDS encoding copper homeostasis protein CutC — MFLEVIATSLQDIENINKTQADQIELCANMEFGGYTPRYDLIAQACSLAKVPVMVMVRHNNDNFEVDDRAFKQFKKDIDFIKTTNAAGIVCGVLTKNNSVDIDKMKKIIKLAEPLHVTFHRAFDGLNNQAKVLQELVALGITTVLTSGGTDKITNNIANFKVLKKLNLPIRILAGGGISMENLPLFLENGITDIHVGKCVHKNNSFDNPIDPILINRIKQMDSK, encoded by the coding sequence ATGTTTTTAGAAGTTATTGCGACATCATTACAAGATATCGAAAATATTAATAAAACACAAGCTGATCAAATTGAACTTTGTGCAAATATGGAATTTGGTGGTTATACGCCACGATATGATTTAATTGCCCAAGCATGTAGTCTTGCTAAAGTACCAGTAATGGTTATGGTACGACACAATAATGATAACTTTGAAGTTGATGATAGGGCATTTAAACAATTTAAAAAGGATATTGATTTTATTAAAACGACAAATGCTGCTGGTATTGTCTGTGGTGTTTTAACAAAAAATAATAGTGTTGATATTGACAAAATGAAAAAAATTATTAAATTAGCAGAACCATTACATGTAACTTTTCATCGTGCTTTTGATGGATTAAATAATCAAGCAAAGGTTTTACAAGAACTAGTTGCTTTAGGGATAACTACTGTGTTAACAAGTGGTGGAACAGATAAAATCACTAATAATATTGCTAATTTCAAAGTTTTGAAAAAACTAAATTTACCAATTAGAATCCTTGCTGGTGGTGGTATTAGTATGGAAAATTTACCATTATTTTTAGAAAACGGGATTACTGATATTCATGTTGGTAAGTGTGTTCATAAAAATAATAGTTTTGATAATCCCATTGACCCGATTTTAATTAATAGAATTAAACAAATGGATAGTAAATAA
- the pyrH gene encoding UMP kinase — protein MEQFKYKRVLLKISGEALGGNVSDLYNNKSIDNICQQIQTLVKNKVQVGVVVGGGNIWRGAKQGESVGLKRINADYMGMLATIMNALVVESKLKALGLKVIVQSSLEINQVAEPFYYKKAISRFEKGYVCIFAGGTGSPYFTTDTAAALRAIEIDADVLLMAKNGVDGVYDKDPTINKHAVRYDHLTYEDITNKQLKVMDLTAATMCMEANLKIIVFDINGENNIIKAVQNKVIATIISKK, from the coding sequence ATGGAACAATTTAAATATAAAAGAGTCTTATTAAAAATAAGTGGTGAAGCTTTAGGTGGTAACGTTAGTGATTTATATAATAACAAAAGCATTGATAATATTTGTCAACAAATTCAAACTTTAGTTAAAAATAAAGTACAAGTTGGTGTCGTAGTTGGTGGTGGTAATATCTGACGTGGTGCCAAACAAGGTGAAAGTGTTGGATTAAAACGGATTAATGCCGATTATATGGGAATGTTAGCAACCATTATGAATGCTTTAGTAGTAGAATCAAAACTAAAGGCATTAGGACTAAAAGTTATTGTCCAATCATCATTAGAAATTAACCAAGTAGCAGAACCATTTTATTATAAAAAAGCCATAAGTAGATTTGAAAAAGGTTATGTATGTATCTTTGCTGGTGGCACTGGTTCTCCATATTTTACTACTGATACAGCAGCAGCACTGCGTGCTATAGAAATTGATGCTGATGTTTTATTAATGGCCAAAAATGGTGTTGATGGTGTTTATGATAAAGATCCAACAATTAACAAGCATGCTGTTCGTTATGACCACCTAACTTATGAAGATATTACTAACAAACAATTAAAAGTGATGGATTTAACAGCAGCGACAATGTGTATGGAAGCTAATTTAAAAATTATCGTTTTCGACATTAATGGTGAAAATAATATTATTAAAGCGGTTCAAAATAAAGTTATCGCGACAATTATTAGCAAAAAATAA
- the rpsB gene encoding 30S ribosomal protein S2, which produces MSIVTREQLLEAGVQFGHQTKRWNPKMRKYIFGQRNAIHIIDLQKSMRKLDEAYKFVKEISETGGKVLFVGTKKQAKDAVKDLAISCNSPYVTERWLGGLLTNFKTIKTSIKSLIDIENKEKSGEIKLLTKKEQILVAKEKDRLERNLGGIRNMYKIPEAIFITDTIANNIAVQEAKVLRIKVIAICDSNSDPDGIDYIIPGNDDATKSITLITSKIAAAILEGQSIKPVVDKKEETTETIIESMDADKVVKTEDK; this is translated from the coding sequence ATGTCAATTGTAACACGTGAACAACTACTTGAAGCAGGAGTTCAGTTTGGCCACCAAACTAAAAGATGAAACCCAAAAATGCGCAAATATATTTTTGGTCAAAGAAATGCCATCCACATTATTGATTTACAAAAATCAATGCGTAAATTAGATGAAGCATACAAATTTGTAAAAGAAATCAGTGAAACTGGTGGGAAAGTTTTATTTGTTGGTACTAAAAAACAAGCTAAAGATGCAGTTAAAGACCTTGCTATTAGTTGTAACTCACCATATGTAACAGAACGTTGATTAGGTGGTTTATTAACTAACTTTAAAACTATTAAAACAAGTATCAAATCTTTAATTGATATTGAAAATAAAGAAAAAAGTGGAGAAATCAAACTTTTAACTAAAAAAGAACAAATTCTTGTTGCCAAAGAAAAAGACCGTTTAGAACGTAACCTTGGTGGTATTAGAAATATGTACAAAATTCCAGAAGCTATTTTTATTACAGATACTATTGCTAACAACATTGCTGTCCAAGAAGCTAAAGTATTAAGAATTAAAGTTATTGCCATTTGTGATAGTAACTCAGATCCAGATGGTATCGATTATATTATTCCTGGTAATGATGACGCTACTAAATCAATTACTTTAATTACAAGTAAAATTGCTGCTGCTATTTTAGAAGGTCAAAGCATTAAACCTGTAGTTGATAAAAAAGAAGAAACTACCGAAACTATAATTGAAAGCATGGATGCTGATAAAGTAGTTAAAACTGAAGATAAGTAA
- the pta gene encoding phosphate acetyltransferase, whose translation MQLLDFILSILKTSKKPIKILFPEGDNDKVQTVALKITDSNSPVKNFIVPVLLFTNEKEIPSAVKNSNVQTMFIVTKQKAEFVTKLVELRKAKGLTPEAADKQLALRNYYGMMLLRSNIVDGFVGGITFTTADILRAALQVVGAKSGIKTVSSTFIMNKDEDIFLFSDGSINLNPNSEQLADIAKSTIHFAQLLQFNPIKLALLSYSTDKSGSGESVAKVHNATELVKTSKLKNVLVAGPIQFDAAWDQEVRAKKFPSVKIAGSCNAFIFPDLNAANIGYKIAQRLGGYKAIGPIVLGLNQPVNDLSRGASVDDIYYTALITAIQTLIKE comes from the coding sequence ATGCAATTATTAGATTTTATTTTATCAATTTTAAAAACTAGTAAAAAACCAATAAAAATCTTATTCCCCGAAGGTGATAACGATAAAGTACAAACAGTAGCATTAAAGATTACTGATAGTAATTCACCAGTAAAAAATTTTATTGTTCCAGTATTATTATTTACTAACGAAAAAGAGATCCCAAGTGCTGTTAAAAACAGTAATGTTCAAACAATGTTTATTGTAACAAAGCAAAAAGCTGAGTTTGTTACTAAATTAGTAGAATTAAGAAAAGCCAAAGGTTTAACACCAGAAGCAGCTGATAAACAACTTGCTTTGCGTAACTATTATGGTATGATGTTATTAAGAAGTAATATTGTTGATGGCTTTGTTGGTGGTATTACCTTTACTACTGCTGATATTCTCCGTGCAGCTTTACAAGTTGTGGGTGCAAAATCAGGAATAAAAACTGTTTCAAGTACCTTTATTATGAATAAAGATGAAGATATCTTTTTATTCAGTGATGGTTCAATTAACTTAAACCCTAATTCTGAACAATTAGCAGATATTGCTAAATCAACAATTCACTTTGCCCAACTTTTACAATTCAATCCCATTAAACTAGCGCTATTATCATACTCAACTGATAAAAGTGGTAGTGGCGAAAGTGTTGCTAAAGTTCATAATGCTACTGAATTAGTAAAAACTTCTAAATTAAAAAATGTATTAGTAGCAGGACCAATTCAATTTGATGCTGCTTGAGACCAGGAAGTACGTGCCAAGAAATTTCCAAGTGTTAAAATTGCCGGAAGTTGTAATGCCTTTATTTTTCCTGATTTAAATGCTGCTAATATTGGTTATAAAATTGCCCAACGTCTGGGTGGCTATAAAGCTATTGGTCCGATTGTGTTAGGTTTAAACCAACCAGTTAATGATTTATCACGTGGTGCTAGTGTTGATGATATTTATTATACAGCGCTCATTACAGCGATTCAAACTTTAATTAAAGAATAA
- the ftsY gene encoding signal recognition particle-docking protein FtsY produces the protein MAFFKNLKSKLFGQKTTKYEQGLKKSRTLFASKIKSLAARYQTLNEEYFEELEETLILADVGYKMAQTITDEIRHEAKVQKLTKPKDINDIIIDKMFVIYTDGEIVSTRLNFATNKPTLFLMVGVNGNGKTTTTAKLAAKLKSMGKKPMLIAADTFRVGAVEQLQVWAQRVDVPCYLGQPKQDPASVVFAGIDGAIVANCDVIIVDTAGRLENKVNLMNELNKINKIINKQLGHDANETLLVIDGTTGQNGINQAQEFMKIVPLTGIVLTKMDGTAKGGIILAIKEYLDIPVKLMGFGEKVTDLEEFDLDKYIFSLTSDLFTEYNDE, from the coding sequence ATGGCATTTTTCAAAAACTTAAAAAGTAAATTATTTGGCCAAAAAACAACAAAATATGAACAAGGACTAAAAAAGTCACGAACATTATTTGCTTCTAAAATTAAATCATTAGCAGCACGTTATCAAACCTTAAATGAAGAATACTTTGAAGAATTAGAAGAAACTTTAATTCTTGCTGATGTTGGCTACAAAATGGCACAGACCATTACTGATGAAATCCGTCATGAAGCTAAAGTCCAGAAATTAACCAAGCCTAAGGATATCAATGATATTATTATTGATAAAATGTTTGTGATTTATACTGATGGTGAAATTGTTTCTACCAGATTAAATTTTGCAACAAACAAACCCACGCTCTTTTTAATGGTTGGTGTTAATGGTAATGGTAAAACTACAACCACTGCTAAATTAGCAGCTAAGTTAAAAAGTATGGGTAAAAAGCCAATGTTAATTGCTGCTGATACGTTTCGTGTTGGTGCTGTTGAACAATTACAAGTATGAGCACAAAGAGTTGACGTACCTTGTTATTTAGGACAACCAAAACAAGATCCAGCCAGTGTTGTCTTCGCTGGAATTGATGGTGCTATTGTTGCTAATTGTGATGTTATTATTGTTGATACAGCAGGGAGATTAGAAAATAAAGTTAATTTAATGAACGAATTAAATAAAATTAATAAAATCATTAATAAACAATTAGGTCATGATGCTAATGAAACATTATTAGTAATTGATGGGACTACTGGTCAGAATGGAATTAATCAAGCGCAAGAATTTATGAAAATTGTGCCATTAACAGGTATTGTTTTAACTAAGATGGACGGCACGGCCAAAGGTGGTATTATTCTTGCTATTAAAGAATATTTAGACATTCCTGTTAAATTAATGGGGTTTGGCGAAAAAGTTACTGATTTAGAAGAGTTTGATTTAGATAAATATATTTTTAGTTTAACAAGTGATTTATTTACGGAGTATAATGATGAATAG
- a CDS encoding acetate kinase, with protein MLNHNKILVINAGSSSIKFQVFRIDETKHQPTFTILGKGLVERIGIKDSNFIIEVANGNDFTKHEVVQDIKDHVAGAQAVIAGLIKYQVIANFDDITRIGHRMVHGGQKFNSSMVIDKTVVSGIDSCIPLAPLHNPPALKGLSAFQKLIPHAHHVAVFDTSFHTTIPQEKFLYSVPYEWYTDHEVRRYGFHGISYRYILEKLAIVMNKPQTKVNAIVCHLGNGASICAIKDGKSYNTSMGLTPLDGLIMGSRSGIIDPSIHNYMCDVKKDATIASVTNDLNKASGLLGISQHSSDLRDVIAASEDKNHPKYIQSQLAIKMFVQRIANYIVQYANDLQNNIDALVFTAGIGENSFIIRDLIINEIKILTLKLVDSKNRDKYDDFLLISDKQSQFPIYKIKTNEEIIICQDTYNLLISI; from the coding sequence ATGTTAAATCATAATAAAATTTTAGTTATTAATGCTGGAAGTAGTTCTATTAAATTTCAAGTTTTTAGAATTGATGAAACAAAACATCAACCAACTTTTACAATTCTAGGAAAGGGATTAGTGGAAAGAATTGGTATTAAAGATAGTAACTTTATTATTGAAGTTGCTAATGGTAATGATTTTACAAAACATGAAGTTGTCCAAGATATTAAAGACCATGTCGCAGGAGCACAAGCTGTAATTGCTGGTTTAATTAAATACCAAGTAATTGCTAACTTTGATGATATTACTCGCATTGGCCACCGTATGGTTCATGGCGGACAAAAATTCAATAGTTCGATGGTTATTGATAAAACTGTTGTCAGTGGCATTGACTCGTGTATTCCATTAGCACCGTTACACAATCCACCAGCTTTAAAAGGTTTGTCTGCCTTTCAAAAATTAATTCCCCATGCTCACCATGTTGCAGTTTTTGACACATCATTCCATACAACTATTCCGCAAGAAAAGTTTTTATACTCAGTGCCTTATGAATGATATACTGACCACGAAGTAAGAAGATATGGTTTCCATGGTATTAGTTATCGTTATATCTTAGAAAAATTAGCGATTGTTATGAACAAACCACAAACTAAAGTGAATGCTATTGTTTGTCACTTAGGTAATGGTGCTAGTATTTGTGCCATCAAAGATGGTAAAAGTTATAACACTAGTATGGGATTAACACCACTTGATGGATTAATTATGGGATCACGTAGTGGGATTATTGACCCATCAATTCATAATTATATGTGTGATGTTAAAAAAGATGCAACCATTGCTAGTGTTACGAATGATTTAAATAAAGCATCGGGTTTATTAGGAATTAGTCAACACTCATCTGATTTACGTGATGTCATTGCTGCAAGTGAAGATAAGAATCACCCTAAATATATTCAATCGCAATTAGCAATTAAAATGTTTGTCCAAAGAATTGCTAATTACATTGTTCAATATGCCAATGATCTGCAAAACAATATTGATGCATTAGTATTTACCGCAGGAATTGGTGAGAACTCATTTATCATTCGTGATTTAATAATTAATGAGATTAAAATATTAACATTGAAACTAGTAGACAGTAAAAACAGAGATAAATACGATGATTTCTTACTAATTAGTGATAAACAATCACAATTTCCCATTTATAAAATTAAAACTAATGAAGAAATTATAATTTGTCAAGATACATACAATTTACTAATAAGTATTTAA
- the tsf gene encoding translation elongation factor Ts, producing the protein MPDVVKANIKLVKELRISTDLPMKDCMEALIESNNNLEEAHRILKVKGLAKAEKKSVNTAADGITKVLIDGDKAVIAELNCQTEQVAALQEYNNLFNKIATTILKHSPKTVVEALKLKSNSSADNLGDELKLAIAKLGENIVLTRFEIVTKNKDEVFGSYVHGGGKFTSLVVIKGVDNKSDVPHNIAMQIVSGNPKFIDLNSIPKTTRDNELEILQEQAKDEKKPAAIIEKMIEGRLQKFFASLTIVDQDYSKDLTIKVKDYLTKNHATIITMVRYQLGEKIDNSTK; encoded by the coding sequence ATGCCAGATGTAGTAAAAGCTAATATCAAATTAGTAAAAGAATTACGAATAAGCACTGATTTACCAATGAAAGATTGTATGGAAGCATTAATTGAAAGTAATAATAATTTAGAAGAAGCCCATAGAATTTTAAAAGTGAAAGGACTTGCTAAAGCTGAGAAAAAAAGTGTTAATACGGCAGCTGATGGTATTACTAAAGTTTTAATTGATGGTGATAAAGCTGTAATTGCTGAATTAAACTGTCAAACTGAACAAGTTGCTGCCCTTCAAGAATATAATAATTTATTTAATAAAATTGCAACTACGATTTTAAAACATTCACCAAAAACAGTTGTTGAGGCTTTAAAATTAAAATCAAATTCTAGTGCTGATAACCTTGGTGATGAATTGAAACTTGCAATTGCAAAATTAGGTGAAAATATTGTTCTAACACGTTTTGAAATTGTAACTAAAAATAAAGATGAAGTTTTTGGTTCATATGTTCATGGTGGCGGTAAATTTACTTCATTAGTTGTAATTAAAGGTGTGGACAACAAAAGTGATGTACCTCACAACATTGCAATGCAAATTGTTTCAGGAAATCCTAAATTCATTGACCTTAATAGCATCCCAAAAACAACTCGTGATAACGAATTAGAAATTCTCCAAGAACAAGCTAAAGATGAGAAAAAACCTGCTGCTATTATTGAAAAAATGATTGAAGGCCGTTTACAAAAGTTTTTTGCATCGTTAACTATTGTTGATCAAGACTATAGTAAAGACCTAACAATTAAAGTTAAAGATTACTTAACTAAAAATCATGCTACAATTATAACGATGGTACGTTATCAATTAGGAGAAAAAATTGATAATTCCACAAAATAA
- a CDS encoding glycosyl hydrolase family 18 protein, producing MPNHPEWTQDQKDQAFTSQVNILHSQNRKVILSLGGTLTNIELKNSQITEFTNKIKELVAKYHFDGIDTDLENDSVLAGDNVNVIT from the coding sequence ATGCCTAATCATCCTGAATGAACACAAGACCAAAAAGACCAAGCATTTACTAGTCAAGTTAATATCCTACATAGTCAAAATCGAAAAGTTATTTTATCTTTAGGAGGCACTTTAACAAATATTGAACTTAAAAATAGTCAGATAACTGAGTTTACTAATAAAATTAAAGAATTAGTAGCAAAATATCATTTTGATGGTATTGATACTGATTTAGAAAATGATTCAGTATTAGCTGGTGATAATGTTAATGTTATTACTTAG
- the ylxM gene encoding YlxM family DNA-binding protein → MNSLEKQVLYYSLFAFYQSLLTNKQIKYFTNYFIDNLSLQEIATLQNVSRNAVHDSLQKVIALLNNYESKLQLYERYKKRQKIYEKYTEKYDFVKQLQLIDKI, encoded by the coding sequence ATGAATAGTTTAGAAAAGCAAGTTTTATACTATAGTTTATTTGCTTTTTATCAATCGCTATTAACAAATAAGCAAATCAAATATTTTACTAATTATTTTATTGATAATTTATCATTACAAGAAATTGCAACTTTACAAAACGTATCACGGAATGCTGTTCATGATAGTTTACAAAAAGTTATTGCCTTGTTAAATAATTATGAAAGTAAATTGCAACTTTATGAAAGGTATAAAAAGCGACAAAAAATTTATGAAAAATATACAGAAAAATATGATTTTGTTAAACAATTACAATTAATTGATAAAATATAG